In the genome of Flavobacteriaceae bacterium YJPT1-3, the window GGGAGCTTGGGGTCGTTGATTGGGATTGGCAATAAAGGCTTCCATGACCCGGGTGCCACAGGGCGAGGTTACCGTACCATGACCCATGTTCGGGAATTCAAAATAAAAGCCATTGGCAAAACGCTCCTGGAGGAGTTCGGTATGTTTTGGAGGCGTCACCGGATCCAATTCTCCCGCCACCAGTAAGGCCGGTACCTCAGAATACACCGGCGTATTTGCGACCGAGTCCAGGGCGATACGATTGTCCTGGTAATAAAAATCCAAGTAGGTGTCTACCGTAGCGAAGGGTTTCAGCGATTCTTGTTGATTCTGGAAATTACGCCGACTCACCTCCCGCTGCAGGCTGTGGTCATACACATAGGCAATCAGGCCGTTGGCGTTGTAGTTGGCCTCGGCGGGGCCTCGCATGGAAGAGATCAAGGAAGACAAAACCTTCGAGTCCCGGGCCATGATTTGCTCTAAGAGTAGGGGGAAATTCGGATAGCTCGTTCTTTTATACAGCAGTTGATGCAACACGCCATTGAGTTCTTCTTTGTTAACCACCGCCATAGTGCCGTCCTCCAGTTGGAAGCGCAAGGGTTCTTCGTCTAAGGTCTCCAGAAATTGGATAAAGTTCGTTTCCAGGTTGGCGTATCGCGCTGCACAATCCGGTTGGTCCTCGCATTTTTCAAGTAAAGCCAGGAGGCTGTCCCGGTAGTAGGGGGGAAGCGTTCCCTGAATGGGAAAGCCAATAGGAACCGTTGAATCCAGTATGGCCGAACGGACCGCAACATCGTACAAGCTCGCATTTCGTAAGAATTGCTGAATGGCCATGGTGCCGTTGGAGATCCCTAGCAGGTTGTAGGTATCGTAAGGGAGTTGCTGGGCGAGAAAAGCGGCATCGCGGGTGAGCGTATTCATGCCGTACTGATTGTAATCGATCCCCTCACTTTGCATCGTTTCCAGGCAGGCGTTAAAGCGGGCTGTTTGTTTTTTTTCAAAAGCTTCGTAGGAGAGATCATCCATCAGGTCATTCCAGGTGGCTGTGGCCAGATCCTGGCAGGGGAGTCGGGTGGAGTTCCCGGTACCGCGATAATCAAAGAGGATCACATCCCGCTCTTTTAGCAGTGGCATGGCACGAATAAAGCCGGGCGCCAACTGGGTTTCAGGCACGCCCCAGCCCCCTTGAAAGTAAAGCACCGCATCCGCGGGAGGATTGGGATTGGTGGTCTTTAGGATGACGAAGGCGATCTTGAGCAATCGGCTCTCCGGATCCTCGTAATTCTCCGGAACGTAGAGATAGCCAAATTCGCTGGTATTGGGAGCCTTTTCTACCCAGGAGCAGTCGGCTAAAAAACAATCGGTTTTTTCGATATCACCGGCTTGTTGAGCGGAAAGGGTAAGCACAAACAAAGCGCAGAGGGTTAGGCATACGCATTTCATAAAATATTGAATTAGAATGGTTTGCTTAAAGGTAGGTTTTTTTCGGAATGTTCAATAGGGGACATTGACCCCTATTTAAAGATTTGTTTAATGGGATCTCCGAAATGACTTTCGATAGTATGCATTCCCTGCCTGCCGACAGGCAGGCTCTCGCCGCCGGCTGGCGGATCGTCGGATGCAAGAGAAAAGACCCTTTTTACGATAGATTGCGATCTCAATGATCTTGAGATCAAACCAGCTCTCTTTTCTAAATTTTCTCCAAGGCTTCGAAAATTTTAAACGAAAAGCTCGCTTATCCTGAGTAAAAAGTAGGCCGCTTTGTCAAAAATGAATTTATGTAAACACCTAACACCTAACACCTAAAAATCTGATAAAGGAGGAGTGGCCTTTTTTGAGGAGCAGTTGAAGTAACGAATGCTATAAACTAGGCGCCGAAACCGCCTGGATACTGATTAGCCTGACCAAAAGGTAGACTAATACGATAATCAAAATAATTGCATTTGATTCGTTTTTGGTGTAATTTTACATCAAAGATGAATAAAATGGCACGACAAAGTATTTCCTTCACAGAACCCAATGATGAATGGTTAAAAAGTCAAGTAGAAAGTAACGAGTACTCCAGCAAAAGTGAGTTGGTGAATGATCTAATCAGGCAAGCAAGAAAACAGCAAGTTCAAATAGATTGGATAAGAGCACGACTCGAAAAGGCTGAAAAAAGCGGATTCACCTCCGATTCAAGAGAACAAATTCTAGCTCAATCAAAATCCATTCTAAATGGCTAGCTATAAACTTAGCAATCAGGCCAAAGAAGATCTCATTAGAATTCATCGGTACGGAATTAAAAAATTCGGCCTCAATCAGGCAGATAGATATTTCAATTTATTCTTCAAGTATTTTGATGAAATTGAGCAACGACCTTTTTCATATGAATCCGTCGATTTTATAAAAAACGGTTATCGAAGATGCGTTTGTGGAGTTGATACTATTTATTTCAAAGTGGATAATGAAACTATAGAAATAATGGCAATTATTGGCAAACAAGATTTGTCTAATCTATTTTAATAAATAGAAATACAGTTACTATCACCACCTAACGTGAAACAATGAGCATAATAAACCGATACGATAATTGTATTATAATATATATTATGTAAAATAGATATTTCCAAAATACGCAACCCTCCTCTCATAACTATCTAGATAATAATTCGTTACTTTATAGTTCACCAGAACCATCCATATGTATCGATCCTTCCTTTGGCCTGTTCTTTTACTGCTCTGTTCAATTCACACTCTATCTAATCAAGCACAAACTGCTCAGCTCAATCTTTCCAATTTGGAACGACCGGATCTGTTTGAACTTGTATTTACCGGGAGTTTCTATGATCAACAAGCCACCGCATTAAATTTAGAGTTTGGCACCTTTTTTACCGAATATGTCTATGCTTATGCGCGTAGCTGTGCCGACTATCTGCCCGCAGATAAGGTAGAATTGACCTATCAGGAATGCCGCGAGCGAATGGTTACACGTGATGGCTGGGGTAATGAGATTTCCAGCTACTGCAACGATTACCGTACTGTCTATACCGGATTATACACCACGCCACATCTGGCTCGGGCGGAACAACAGCTTAAAAGCAATCCCTTTGCCTTTATGGGTGAAGTCATGCAAGACGTCCAGTCTATGGACGCTTTTAAAAGTTCGCGTAACATGAAACGCCTCCAACTCGATCTCCAACATGATTTTCCGATCTTCTTTGCTCAGAATGCCTGCAATAGCGAAGCTGTCCTACTCTTTAATGACAATTTAGGAAGAATTCCCTTTCGAACAGAACTGCGGCGAAAATCTGCTCCTACTACCACCAAAACGGCGACCAGCCTCAATTATACCCAACAAGACTATTTAAAATTGATCGATGATCTGGTCACTCATCAGGCCAAAGGCTGGTTAATGAATCGATATCAAGCTGGTAGTGTCCGCGATCTTCAAGTGACAGGGGCCTCAGCAACACAGGCTCCGAGGACACTGGTGGCCAATTATACCTTTAGTAGTTTTGGAGGCACTCAAAACGGATGGGTACGCATAAGCTTTCAAAATGGGGAGCCTCGCTGCGTTAACTTTCACGATTATCCACAAACCTGTAATGACCCATCACCCAAAGTGGTTAGTGATTTTAAAAAGGGAGCTTATACGTCCCGGTAGCCTAATTTCGTTGTAAAGTAGCTAGCCGGGTTTTAATGGTACTCTCCATCGTTGACGATGGATTTAAGGTCAAGACTTTTTGATAACTCTTTATAGCGCCCTCGGTTTGTCCCAATTGTTCCTGAGCGCTGGCCATATTGTACCAGGCATTAGTTGATTCCGGAAAGGTACTGACCACCAATTGCATCACCTGCAATCCAATTTCAGGCTGAGGCGTTTGTAATAAACGTGTGGCCGCTTTTATAAATTCGCCCTCAAAATCAAAGTATTCATACCGTGGATCCTGAGCGATCATCATCGCATCCTTTTGCAGTTGCTCCATCTTGCCCTGCATAAACAACTGCTGCAGATGCTCCAGCGGTCGCAGGATAAAACCATCGTCGGTATAGTCCATGGCGGCTTGTAAGACTACGTCCTTATTATTGACATAATCGTCAAAGCTCATGGCCACCGCCAAATTGGGAATGGTATACTCGGCATTTTCCCATTGGGGCCGGTCCTGCCACCAGGCATAACTTAAATACATCTTCAATCCGGAATTGGGTAAAGTTACCTCTTTGGTATCTCCATAGAAATTGACATTCTCAGCCGTGGGTTCGCCCACCAGTATCGCTTCGGTCCAGTATTCGATCACATTGGTCAGGTTCTGAGCCGCTGAAAAGGTTCTGCGCCCGGTAATGTAAAACAGTTTGCCCTGCTGATTGAGCTCCGGCCGGGCCATCAGGCCTTGTACCAAAGGTTTGTTGTTGTAGTTGTTCCCCCCACCATTGAGTCGGCAATCGTAGATCAGTTTCTCCACCTCATTCGCATCGATAAAGGCAAACAAGCGCTGATAAAACTGAGCCAGGGTTTCTTCCTCGTCATCAAATACGGAACTCTGGCGAACGTATACGGTCTTGCTTTCGGGCAGGTACTCAAAATAATAGAGTTTGTCCTGTAAATGCTTGAGGTAAAGCGGCGTCTCTTCCTGCTTACGCGCACTCACCCAATTTTCATTGGGTACGGTCAGGCTATAGTCCACGCTCAGTGTTTTGCGATCTACCGTAGGCAAGGCATAATGAAAGGTCTCCCCGTCTTTTTCGAGGGTGAGATCAATGGTCGCCAACAGTTCCTCCGTTAGACCCTGGGCGTGCAATACCGCAGGGACGGTTAAAAATCGCAGGCCGTAGGCTTTAAAATACTGCTCATTCTCGACAGGCACTACGGGTCGAATGCGTTCCAAAGCCTGCTCCACCGGAACATCCATAATGGCCAACACCTCGGCACCTACAATGGATTGATCCTGCGTGCGTACTCCTTCTACATAGATTCCGTCTTTAAATTGATACAGATTGACCGGCAATACGCCATAATCAGCGACGGCACTAAAGGGCACCTGAGTATGGCCGTATTCGAAGAGGGAGATCAACCGACTGAAGCCCACTTTAATTTCGTGTTCTTCCAGCTGGGGTAAGCTTTCCTGCCGGCCGGACAGGCGGGCGCGAAAGCGAACCACTTCGCTATCCCAGGTGGACTCCTCTACTTTTTTAAAGAGAAAGGAATAGGATTTTTTCACCAACTCATCCAGGTAATTCAGGTCTTCCTGCCATTGTTGGGTAGTGATTTCCTGAGCGCCCATATTGAGGCTGGCTGTTGCGATAAAAAGAAAAAGAATTAGTGTTTTGTAAATAGACATGATGGTCGTTGTTTTTTGATTGTTGAGCTGTTTAGTTGTACACACTTACAAATAGACCAAAAATTATAAAATCTGTTACATCATGAGTACTGAATTGTGCTATTTGGCTACTGAGTTGTTGCGTTGGGGATCAAAATAAAAAATCCCGACTTCCAATCCGGATTCATCCAGAGTGAGGTTCTCTTGCAACCGACTCCATCCCTGCTCCCCGGCTAATTGATTAACGATGCACAGGCAAAGCGCATCCACGATATCGTCGCGTTTGACCTGCTTGCGCGGAAATTGGTGCAGGATCCTAGTGTAGCTTTCGCGAATATTGGGTTCGAAACGCTCCAGGATCTGTAAGCGCTGCTCAATACCTTCGGGCGTGGATTTCCGACTGCCCACCACTTCCCCATGCAAATACCGAAAACAGAGTTCGGGATGGCTTTCATGGAGGCCAATGTCCTTGCGTTCTGTGGATCGGAGAAAAGTGTCAAGTTCGCGAATCTTCCCACTGATGTTCCAGCTCTGCTCCGAAATGCTCTTCCCGGTACGCTCGATATTGAGTCGGCGCCCCTCCTCTTTGTTCGTCGCATATATAGCCTTTCGCGTAGGCGCATTAAATACGGTGGCTGCGCGTCCCGGCAATTGCTTACGCATGAGAGCTTCGATGGTTCGGGTATAAGAAGGGCCGGTAAGTCCGATAGGCATATCGATCAAAAAGCGCCCCTGCCATTTTACTTGATCCTCTAATTCATTGATAGTATGCAGTATATGAGCTTCATGCTCATTTTCAACTTGAAGTACTAATAGCCAGCCGCCCTTGCAGCCATCGATCCCTCCGTAGGTGATTTTTTTGTTGCTTTTCACAGAGTGCAAGTTACGGGAATGCTGGTGAAATCTTTCACTTTGATACACGGCCCACCTCGATACATCCGCCCACCTCGATACACGGTCACTAGGTGACCGCACTCGGTGACCGGTATGCTGTGTATCTTTAAAACGCCGGTGACTGAGTGATCCCGTACCTCGTACGGGATTGTATCGAAGTCCCGACTACCAACTACTTCTCGACTGCGCTCGAAGTGACATAGGTTTACTGACTACTGACTACTGACTACCGACTAGAACTGTTATTCTTATCCCAAAAGCCCCTTCTCCTTCCTACAGACTCGTAAAAAGCCCTTACTTTTGCAGCCGTGAACGCAGAAAATTCCATATCGCAAAAGTCTCATTTCGAGTTTATTGCCATGATGGCCTCGCTCATGTCGGTGGTGGCCCTGGCGATCGATGCCTTATTGCCGGCTTTGGATACCATTGGGATTGATATTGGTACCACTACCGTGGCTGACAATCAGTTGCTGATCACCATGATCTTTTTGGGTCTGGGTACCGGCCCTATGCTGTTTGGCCCATTATCTGATAGCCTGGGGCGTAAACCCATGGTTTATCTGGGTTTTGGGATCTTTTTTATCGCCAGCATCATTTGTGTGCTTTCCGATAATCTGATCGTGATGGTACTGGGGCGTATCTTGCAAGGTGTCGGACTCTCGGCGCCGCGTACACTAGCCATTGCCATCATTCGGGATAAGTTTAGCGGTGATTATATGGCGCGCATCATGTCTTTTGTGACCGTGGTCTTTCTACTGGTGCCTATCATCGCTCCGGCCACCGGAAAATGGATCTTGGATGCCTACGACTGGCAATCCATTTTCTATGTGCAGATGTTTATCGGCCTACTCGTGACCTGGTGGTTTTGGAAATGCCAATCCGAAACGCTCAAGCCAGAAGATCGCCGACCGATGACGCGTCAAAAATTCACGAATGGTTTTAAAGAGGTCGTCCAGCACAAAAGCACCATGGGCTATACCCTGGTCTCCGGACTTATTGTCGGCTCCTTTTTGGTGTATTTGAGCAGTTCGCAACACATATTCGAAACCCAATACGATCTTAAAGAGGCCTTTCCTTACATTTTCGCCGGACTCGCCATCGCTATCGGTACGGCTATTTTTAGTAATGCCACCCTGGTCATGCGTTTTGGGATGCGCCGCATCGTCAATGCAGCCTCAGTCCTCTTTTTTGTGAGTTCGCTGGTCTATGTGCTCTTGTTTTTCGGCAAAGCCAATCCTCCGGTCTGGGTATTGGTGAGCTTTTTTGCGGTGCAGTTTTTTTCGATCGGCTTTTTGTTTGGGAATTTACGGGCGTTGGCCATGGAGCCTATTGGGCATATTGCCGGGATTGGGGCTGCGATCACCGGATTGATCTCCACCTTGATGGCGGTGCCCATCAGTACGTTTATCGGGCGCTACGTGATCGATACCGCCTACCCCCTTTTTCTGGGCTTTTTGATCTGTTCTACCCTATCCCTGGGTGTCATCGTATACCTGAACCGCGTCTATCAGCGTTCGGTCTCGGCCATGTCTTCCAGCGCATAAACTGAACCCTGGTAATTGATCGCCTGACGTTCTGAAGAGTTCATGCCCAAGCGAGCCGTTTTATTGGGATAGATATTCAGGAAAAACTGATAACGTTCCCCATCGGCTGTAAGGTTGAATTGCCAGGTCTTGCGGTTCTTCTTTTCATTTTCGCTTTCGCGAAAGTCTTCCATCAGGCCTTCATAACGGATGCCTACATCCGTATTGTAGGTGCCGCCTATCTGCCGCACGCCAAAATAAGGCAGATCGACAAAAATACTGTCTCCGCGGAAGCGCATATAATTGGTCGAACCGGCCAGGCTGATCTGCCCCCCGGAATCGCCACGAATACCTTGGTTGAGATCCCGCAGCAATAGGGCAGCGGTCTGATCGATGGGATTGGCATAGTCGGCTCTGAATTCGAATTGGCGTTGCTCCAACCAATACTGCACCGGACTTTCCTCCCAGCTCACTTTGGGAACACTGGAACAAGCCAACATCGTAATGAGGACAATAAGCGTACTGTAGGTTTTCATCAGGCCGTCAATTTTTTCTTTAAAGTCGTTGATGATCCCGCCCTTCAACAACACACGGATCTGGCGGTCGCTCAGCGTATGTTTGGTTTTGATCTCGACCTCGTTTCCATTCTTCTTTTTGATGGTTACCGTGATGGGGGTTCTGTTCTCGATATGTGTACGCAAATCAGTCAATAACGCGGTATCGCCTTGCTCGATCTGATCCAGATCACTGCCGTTCTCGAACTCCAGCGGGAGGATTCCAAAATTCACCAGATTCTGCCAGGCGATACGAGCGTAACTCTTGGCGATCACGGCCACCTGTCCCAGGTATTTGGG includes:
- a CDS encoding alpha/beta hydrolase, which encodes MKCVCLTLCALFVLTLSAQQAGDIEKTDCFLADCSWVEKAPNTSEFGYLYVPENYEDPESRLLKIAFVILKTTNPNPPADAVLYFQGGWGVPETQLAPGFIRAMPLLKERDVILFDYRGTGNSTRLPCQDLATATWNDLMDDLSYEAFEKKQTARFNACLETMQSEGIDYNQYGMNTLTRDAAFLAQQLPYDTYNLLGISNGTMAIQQFLRNASLYDVAVRSAILDSTVPIGFPIQGTLPPYYRDSLLALLEKCEDQPDCAARYANLETNFIQFLETLDEEPLRFQLEDGTMAVVNKEELNGVLHQLLYKRTSYPNFPLLLEQIMARDSKVLSSLISSMRGPAEANYNANGLIAYVYDHSLQREVSRRNFQNQQESLKPFATVDTYLDFYYQDNRIALDSVANTPVYSEVPALLVAGELDPVTPPKHTELLQERFANGFYFEFPNMGHGTVTSPCGTRVMEAFIANPNQRPQAPCMEQLASRSIPFVTSYYPNASVSSLARGLLQMRNPVLLALTVIILFVLLVNLILGVIRLFKKKGSSLIGLRTWNAVLGLLLLLGLIYFIASTSASNGFLLVMGLPYAVNYLLVLVFFLVALSVLFFYRMFKRSEASLWNLISGCSFFLLIIGLAWYQLWPQF
- a CDS encoding type II toxin-antitoxin system ParD family antitoxin, which produces MARQSISFTEPNDEWLKSQVESNEYSSKSELVNDLIRQARKQQVQIDWIRARLEKAEKSGFTSDSREQILAQSKSILNG
- a CDS encoding type II toxin-antitoxin system RelE/ParE family toxin; translated protein: MASYKLSNQAKEDLIRIHRYGIKKFGLNQADRYFNLFFKYFDEIEQRPFSYESVDFIKNGYRRCVCGVDTIYFKVDNETIEIMAIIGKQDLSNLF
- a CDS encoding tetratricopeptide repeat protein; the encoded protein is MSIYKTLILFLFIATASLNMGAQEITTQQWQEDLNYLDELVKKSYSFLFKKVEESTWDSEVVRFRARLSGRQESLPQLEEHEIKVGFSRLISLFEYGHTQVPFSAVADYGVLPVNLYQFKDGIYVEGVRTQDQSIVGAEVLAIMDVPVEQALERIRPVVPVENEQYFKAYGLRFLTVPAVLHAQGLTEELLATIDLTLEKDGETFHYALPTVDRKTLSVDYSLTVPNENWVSARKQEETPLYLKHLQDKLYYFEYLPESKTVYVRQSSVFDDEEETLAQFYQRLFAFIDANEVEKLIYDCRLNGGGNNYNNKPLVQGLMARPELNQQGKLFYITGRRTFSAAQNLTNVIEYWTEAILVGEPTAENVNFYGDTKEVTLPNSGLKMYLSYAWWQDRPQWENAEYTIPNLAVAMSFDDYVNNKDVVLQAAMDYTDDGFILRPLEHLQQLFMQGKMEQLQKDAMMIAQDPRYEYFDFEGEFIKAATRLLQTPQPEIGLQVMQLVVSTFPESTNAWYNMASAQEQLGQTEGAIKSYQKVLTLNPSSTMESTIKTRLATLQRN
- a CDS encoding DUF429 domain-containing protein; its protein translation is MKSNKKITYGGIDGCKGGWLLVLQVENEHEAHILHTINELEDQVKWQGRFLIDMPIGLTGPSYTRTIEALMRKQLPGRAATVFNAPTRKAIYATNKEEGRRLNIERTGKSISEQSWNISGKIRELDTFLRSTERKDIGLHESHPELCFRYLHGEVVGSRKSTPEGIEQRLQILERFEPNIRESYTRILHQFPRKQVKRDDIVDALCLCIVNQLAGEQGWSRLQENLTLDESGLEVGIFYFDPQRNNSVAK
- a CDS encoding multidrug effflux MFS transporter, whose protein sequence is MMASLMSVVALAIDALLPALDTIGIDIGTTTVADNQLLITMIFLGLGTGPMLFGPLSDSLGRKPMVYLGFGIFFIASIICVLSDNLIVMVLGRILQGVGLSAPRTLAIAIIRDKFSGDYMARIMSFVTVVFLLVPIIAPATGKWILDAYDWQSIFYVQMFIGLLVTWWFWKCQSETLKPEDRRPMTRQKFTNGFKEVVQHKSTMGYTLVSGLIVGSFLVYLSSSQHIFETQYDLKEAFPYIFAGLAIAIGTAIFSNATLVMRFGMRRIVNAASVLFFVSSLVYVLLFFGKANPPVWVLVSFFAVQFFSIGFLFGNLRALAMEPIGHIAGIGAAITGLISTLMAVPISTFIGRYVIDTAYPLFLGFLICSTLSLGVIVYLNRVYQRSVSAMSSSA
- a CDS encoding DUF4251 domain-containing protein encodes the protein MLACSSVPKVSWEESPVQYWLEQRQFEFRADYANPIDQTAALLLRDLNQGIRGDSGGQISLAGSTNYMRFRGDSIFVDLPYFGVRQIGGTYNTDVGIRYEGLMEDFRESENEKKNRKTWQFNLTADGERYQFFLNIYPNKTARLGMNSSERQAINYQGSVYALEDMAETER